In a genomic window of Penaeus monodon isolate SGIC_2016 chromosome 27, NSTDA_Pmon_1, whole genome shotgun sequence:
- the LOC119590423 gene encoding uncharacterized protein LOC119590423: MRVRNIIFTRKCGGRSGEWGLRSARLNSRTVHRYWRRLCAVLAPFIPDVRTLHTVLSVLEAAVDFFSRYENVDRILELAMITVSEEFSGRGVGRRLVQESETRGKKLGCQLATAQATAVPSQRLLYRLGYEDLYTMDYGTFEIAGDRVFDMDRMLGTPSAKVMARLLDEENQEQ, from the exons ATGCGCGTCCGGAACATTATTTTCACGCGAAAAT GCGGAGGCAGGTCAGGTGAGTGGGGTCTCCGCTCGGCCAGACTTAACAGCAGAACAGTCCATAGATACTGGCGTCGACTGTGCGCTGTCCTAGCACCGTTTATCCCCGAT GTGAGGACACTGCACACTGTCCTATCCGTGTTGGAAGCTGCCGTCGACTTCTTTTCTCGCTACGAAAATGTGGACAGGATCTTGGAGCTGGCCATGATCACTGTGTCTGAAGAGTTCAGCGGCCGCGGTGTAGGCAGGAGGCTTGTGCAG gaGAGTGAGACGCGCGGCAAGAAACTCGGATGCCAGCTAGCCACGGCGCAGGCAACGGCTGTACCTTCACAACGACTACTCTACCGCCTTGGGTACGAAGACCTCTATACCATGGATTACGGCACTTTCGAGATCGCAGGTGACCGCGTCTTTGACATGGACCGGATGCTGGGCACTCCCTCGGCTAAGGTGATGGCCCGTCTCCTCGATGAAGAGAACCAAGAGCAGTAG